The following proteins are co-located in the Micromonospora viridifaciens genome:
- a CDS encoding pyridoxal-dependent decarboxylase: protein MIQDSQAMRPAALRAAIEADLAAGVVPAIVVATIGTTSTTAVDPLPEIGAICAEHGVWLHVDAAYAGAAAVCPELRWSHAGVEFADSYCFDPHKWLLTGFDCDAFWVADRGELIEALTVMPEFLRNAATESGAVIDYRDWQVPLGRRFRALKLWFVLRWYGVEGLRAHVRSGVALADRFAARVAADDRFELAAPHPFSLACFRLPAGDEASAELLRRVNHTGRVLLTHTRIGGRYALRLAIGSPLTTEEHVDAAWALLSAAAGDLLAT from the coding sequence GTGATCCAGGACTCGCAGGCGATGCGGCCGGCGGCGCTGCGGGCGGCGATCGAGGCGGACCTGGCGGCCGGGGTGGTGCCGGCGATCGTGGTGGCCACCATCGGCACCACGTCCACCACGGCCGTCGACCCGCTGCCGGAGATCGGCGCGATCTGCGCGGAGCACGGCGTCTGGCTGCACGTCGACGCCGCGTACGCGGGCGCGGCGGCGGTCTGCCCCGAGCTGCGCTGGTCGCACGCCGGGGTCGAGTTCGCCGATTCGTACTGCTTCGACCCGCACAAGTGGCTGCTCACCGGGTTCGACTGCGACGCGTTCTGGGTGGCCGACCGGGGCGAGCTGATCGAGGCGCTGACGGTGATGCCGGAGTTCCTGCGCAACGCGGCGACCGAGTCCGGGGCGGTGATCGACTACCGGGACTGGCAGGTGCCGCTGGGCCGTCGGTTCCGCGCGCTCAAGCTCTGGTTCGTGCTGCGCTGGTACGGCGTCGAGGGGCTGCGGGCGCACGTCCGCTCCGGGGTGGCGCTCGCCGACCGGTTCGCCGCGCGGGTCGCCGCGGACGACCGGTTCGAGCTGGCGGCGCCGCACCCGTTCTCGCTGGCCTGTTTCCGGCTGCCGGCCGGCGACGAGGCGAGCGCCGAGCTGCTGCGCCGGGTCAACCACACGGGACGGGTGCTGCTGACCCACACCCGGATCGGCGGGCGCTACGCGTTGCGTCTGGCGATCGGGTCACCGCTGACCACCGAGGAGCACGTCGACGCGGCCTGGGCGCTGCTCTCCGCCGCCGCCGGCGACCTCCTCGCGACCTGA